The DNA window ccGACAAAACCGTCCTTGCAtcgacaaatattttttaaggaaGCCAATTTAgcattctttaatttttatccaGACTAGATAATTCAGCCCGCATCATTTAAACTACCCAAAAGTAGACAACACAATCTCTGAACAATCTTCGTCAATCGAATCCATCTTGAACATACCAACTTTTTAAAAGGTTAAGATAATTCCCCCTTTCGTCAACCAAGTTGAAAAAGACGAGATTAAAGTTTCGTTCTCCATAAACTTCTCCAGCATGCATCTCATTTGCTTCATTTGTGTGCATCAACATTTCCTTAAGTTCATCAAACCTAGTTGGTTCTTCTTGacaattttcttttgaaatctcTGGTGTGAATTCCTGATATCTTGACACTGTTTTTTTACCAGCTGCAAGTCTTTCAATGACAAAGAGTTCATCATTCTCCCCATGTGGAAGATTCCCTTTCTAGAAACCTTTAAGCCCTTCGTCCTTTCCTATCAATGCAAATGCCTCAACAAGACTAATACCCTTCTTAGTTGCCTCTTGCCTAGTCCTTAATCCACGAGTCTTCATAATGATCTTGATACGGTCAAGAGGTGATGTAACTGTCTTTGCCGCGGCACCAACCATGGCACCGGCTGTGAAGAGTGCCAATTCTTTGGGAACCATAGAAGCGAAAGCAACTGGATGCTTCAGGAGTTGCGCCATTGTAGGATCgaattctctttcttctctcttccCCGTGAGTTAAATACAAGAAAATGCACAAGTAGTCGATTTGTTGTCTTTCAGCCATAGCTTTTTCTTGCCTATTGAATCGTCATGAAAGCCTGATTGAGGATGAGGTTTGAGAGTAGAAATGTCTCTCCATACCAAACAAGCTTACATGTCAATTGTCATCTTTCTTGGTTTAGTTTTGACAGAGTAAATGTGAATCACTCTTAAATTGAAACCCAATAAGATAAGGTAAAGCGAGCGAGCGAGGGAATTTATACAAGGGAAGTAACAGATTGATTAGCTCCGGTAGAGGCAATATTAAACTTTAAATCGAACACGTTTATGCCCGACACTACTAGATTAAGCCCAGATTCATTTGAACAACCTTAGAAACATACATTCCGCAACTAGCCTCGTTGTAGACATTGATTATCCTTTCATCAAGATCATGATCTTCACATTGATCTTGATCATCATCGTTTCATCATATTATTGTTCAACTTATTCTTTAATAATACTAGAATGAAATAAATCCCTCCTTCAATGGCTGCTCCGGCCACCGATAGAGGCTGCGGAAAACTCTCCAAGATCTCCAAGATCTCTTAACATtggagctctgataccatgttaaaatcttgaagaaggagaagtgtaaactgaaattgtattattgaaagttattttcaaacaattacaTATCTCTTTTATATAGGAGTTCAATATTAACTAATCaattactaactaattaacggtTTAATAAACCGTTAGTAATTATGatgattgttttttttgtctttcttttaaaccaataatttattattcttcaTTATATATCCGATTGAAACAAATACagttattattatgttatataatttttttattataaaagttagcccttatagattttaaatcataattccGCTCTTACTCTTGTATATTAGTGTTAGTCGGACAACGAAGAAGCTAGTGGATTGTGATTCATCATGCCATAGACATATTCCAACTACGACAGGTCTTCTTGATCCCTCACGTGTTATTGCTCAATTATTATGAGTGATCCCCTTTTGTGAGCaccaaatgaaaaatatatctAGACggaattttattatataaaatgaggTCCCAATTAGAGATAAGACAAACTATCAATACAATAAATAACATTGACCCACGCAAACTATTATGTTATTCCACCCTAGAACAATATTATTGAACCGTTTCAAAATTGACCTTCAAACCATATCaattaaagaatataaaatttccatataaaaaataaataagagcaCATTAAACagtgtaaaatttaaaattaatttgagcaATTTCTATCGTGTacaagtattttattttaatttttaaaatcaaataaaaccttaaaaatgtttaaaaaaacacaaagaGGCGTAAAGCTGGaatcaaacatgtcattaaGTTGTTGGGTTTGAGGCCAACGCGTATGGGCTTTCGATCGTTGGGCAAGCTCTCGGTCGTGAGGCAGATGGGGATCCTCGGTCGAAAAAGAGGTTGGCGTGAAGTCATCTTCGgtcagattatttgaaaaggttCAACCTCCCGACATGAGTGAATCAGATATTTTTTGGTTTCGTCTCCCAAGCCTCCAACTAGTTTTGATCCAAGTAAAATATAGGAAACTTCCTCTTGTCATGTTGATATTTTTTGAATTCTAATGTGGTCATTCACTGTGCTGCGTTGGGGGATCGTTGTGAATTCTgaattcaaaacaaattttgaGCTTATAGAAATTTTTCTTATACCTATTAGAACCAAAACTAGATCACCAAATGCAGGTCTACACAAAGTACCAAATTTTGAAATCTGGCAAATATTAACCAATTTGATCGAGGATGGTTAAAATGCTCATAATTACTAGAGCTCAAAAATAGCAACCCAAAGAATTATGaattcataattctattattatgacaatcaGGGAAGTTTCTTTGGGAAAATCAGTTGATACAGTCGGGGAACTCATTATTCTTATTGAAGATCTCCGTGCTcgttaaaatttattcttttgtAATACCCTTTGGTCATTTGTGAACATATTTATGTCacgttgtttgtttgtttttatttttgttttttatctttctttcttttcttgttaTGCTTTTGTGGTTGTGCTTAAACgactctcatttatataatttgcatggacatttttcaaaaaaaaaaacaactcaattgttttaaattttgaaactgAAATTGGGCGTTTTGTTTTAAAGTGAAGGGATTTATTCCAATTCgaaataaatattctaaatcaTGTTAGAATAAATTTACAATCATCAATTCAAaacacaacacaatatataGAGTACAAGAACTCATAGAACTCATATGTGAAAAAAACTTAAACTTGTTTGTAACTTGTATTATAAAAAGAATGATAACTTATAATGGATTTAGAAAAGTTAAACTTAATGAAGCTTTTGAACTTCTTGGAACAACCTCCAATGTccttttttacaaaataaaataaaatgagaggTTTAGGCTTTTATTGGCCAATTTTGGTTCGATATCCTTTATTATTGGTCTCTATGTGAATGAAATTAGAGTTCATTTGAAATAGTATGTTTTTGCTTTATAcctatatttgaaatatatttaacttgTCTAATTATTCAAGATTTGAAAATAGAACATTAACATTTTTCTTTGTCTACATGTTCACATCAAGAGTAAGAATTGTGttggaaaaaaatgaataacttTGATATTTGTTATGTACAACGTTAAGATAAAGGACATACAAATACTTGGGACAAGTACATAGAAGATGTTTATTCTAATGATAAGGATAACTTAAGAAAATGATAGTAAAATTATcctcaaatatttatatgtagtTTACTGAAACatagagaaaatgaataaaaaatgtgtgaagaaataatgaaaataaagtaGAAATATAGAGACATGGTTACAATGATATTGATGTTGtgaataatttaaacaattttaatgttatcaaatgaaaaaatgaaaaaaatgtttgatgATTTAATTTGTTGATAAAAATGTTGTTTcgaacaaattattaaaaattttgaataaattttatttataaaatttaaatattttgatccatttattatttaatagttaaatattatttttaggttACGAGTTTATAGTGGTCTAACAATTTTACATAAATTCTCCGTTTTCACTGTCTTACTAGAGATTTACAtaaattgattattaaaaataatatttaactataaaatagtaaattattgtaaatgttttaaactttataaatacaaatcattcaaaataaatatttatctcaCTTCTAACATTAAAATTGTCTAAATCATATCTACCATCATCGGACTATTTCCCAAAATAACCTAGTTTGACGTtcattttcccaaactaacctagtttgttaattttattctcCGACTAACCTAATTTACTATTTCaactcagttttatttatttttattttattttttttacatttaaaatttattatatataaagtttatattttgatatataatttaaactattatttatataaatgaaattatttatattttgatatatattttaaattattatttttataaatttaattatttataatttaatatataatttaaatttaattttttttataaatttgattatttatattttaatatatatatatatatatatttaaatattttgatccatttattatttaatagttaaatattatttttaggttACGAGTTTATAGTGGTCTAACAATTTTACATAAACTCTCCGTTTTCACTGTCTTACTAGAGATTTACAtaaattgattattaaaaataatatttaactataaaatagtaaattattgtaaatgttttaaactttataaatacaaatcattcaaaataaatatttatctcaCTTCTAACATTAAAATTGTCTAAATCATATCTACCATCATCGGACTATTTCCCAAAATAACCTAGTTTCACGTtcattttcccaaactaacctagtttgttaattttattctcAGACTAACCTAATTTACTATttcaacttagttttatttatttttattttattttttttacatttaaaatttattatatataaagtttatattttgatatatattttaaattattatttatataaactaaattatttatattttgatatatattttaaattattatttttataaattagattatttatattttgatatataatttaaatttaattatttttttataaatatgattatttatattttaattgataaatttaatatttattaaactatataaataataattgaaatgtaaatatatatatatatatattaaaatataaataatcaaatttataaaaaaaaattaaatttaaattatatattaaattataaataattaaatttataaaaataataatttaaaatatatatcaaaatataaataatttcatttatataaataatagtttaaattatatatcaaaatataaactttatatataataaacttataCCATTGTAAATTATTTACGTGACATAGGAAAAGCATGCGgacgaatatatatatatattgcataaGTGTCGACATTTATAGGTTGACTTAATGGGAAAAAAGATATTCATACATTAAGCATCACAATTTTAGTGAAATCACCCAAACGAACACACAATTAACGCATATATAGATTATTGACAAGTTTGTTTTGAGTATTAATTAAGCCCATTTGGCCATGAGTGACATCAAACCGGCTCCGAGGAGAACTGCAACATAGGACTTCATCTGTAGCCTAAGACTTCCTTGAAGCTTTGGACCCATGAAATCCGCCGAAAGAAGATCCACCAGGGCCATGTAGATTAGTAGCCCCGCCGACGAGGCGTTCAACAGCCCCACCGTTATCAATGCCGACGGGCTATTCTCTCGGTATGTCTTCGATAATCCAATCCCCAACGCTATCCCAAAAGGAGTCGTCACCGAgaaaaagaaaaccattatAGTTTTCTTCAAGAAAGTGTAATCCGCCTGGAGTATGCATCCTCCGAGCCCCATTCCTTCAAACATTTGGTGGAAGCAAAGGGCCGCCACCAATGGTTTTAAGGTGCAAACGTTGTTCGAAGCTCCCATTGAAAGCCCGATCACAACCGAGTGCACAATTATTCCAAGTTCTAGCACCTGCATCATGCATACGGTCATGGATTTGAGTTTTTTACACCGAAAccatttacaaaaacaaaaatatatatataaaatcatacgTACCATGGCCACCACTTTATAGCGCATAAGCTTGGAGGCTTCTCCGAGATCTTTAGGTCCGTGGTGGTGGCCATGGACATGACCACCACCGGTTGACACGGCCACATCCATCTCACGGTCTTCAACATCCACCTCTATAACTGCCACGTTTTTCTTGCTATACAAACTAGTGGCCACGGAATCAACCATTAGGGTTACGATGGATGACAACATGGCGACGAAGCCAGTGAAAGGGAACTTATGCCACGGTTTATCCGGGAGGCATTGCGAAGAAAGCATGTCGAAGGAGTCGGGAAGGACGTGCATGAAGCCCGTGGCGAGGATGATTCCGGAGGCAAAAGCCTTGACGATTACAAACAGGCTCCTGTCCGGGCTAAGAGCCGGGACAGACCGAGTTACGAGAGGAAGACTGACTCCGATCATGCTGGTTACGAGAATGGCCGCGATTGCGATGACTTTAAGAGGCAAGGCCTTGGACTTGTTAACGCATCCGCCAAGTTGATCGGATCCGCATTCTTCAGGGACCACCGAATGAACTTGTGAGGCCAAGAAGGAGACTATGATCAAGAAGCTAAACAAGACTCGATTAACTGCACccatttcaaataacccttctcaattatatatatatcttttttcttgtttttgaaGTGAAGAGATTAGTTCTTGAATCTCTTCCTTATATAGGGAGGAGAATGTATACTGGGTCAAATTCTGTCTTACAAATTAACAATCCAACTTGCATGAACCGTACcgttatataaaatattcatttaatttgatGCTTTGgttgatatttttcttttttaaataagagtGGTTTTAGCAGCAACCACAAAGCATCAATCCCGAATCAAATAACACAACGGTAtacataaaactaaaaaataaaataaaattagaaaatgcatcTCCAAcacacattaaaaaaaagtaacatttTAGATGGGTCTATTTTTCCTTACAATTCATTGAAATTATCTATGTCCTATTGATAGATGTTGTTATTTTAGCTCTTCTTAagaaattttttattgtattcaagtcctattaaaaaatttaaataatctattttttaatctaatataaatttcaaataaccccaacattaaaaaagttttataaCTCCCTTTGAGGATTGAAaatgacattattattattttattgatgaaGACAAATTAGGGGGATCGAATTAAATGACATGTTAGAAAATGTAGATAATCGTGTGTTCGTACCATTTTGTCCTTAATGATTAATGACGTGGCAGTCTAGTGTACATGTCCGTATGTACTTCTTTGATACACTTGTCATGCCTCCCTATAGTATAGGGATGCATCATGCATACGTGGCATACTCAGGGTtgacttgattttttttataaacaaacataatttttcttttctcaCAATTATAACAATGTTATTATAACAACAAAAGAACGTAAGCTTATCGGAATATAATTTTAGGgtatttttggtttttct is part of the Impatiens glandulifera chromosome 1, dImpGla2.1, whole genome shotgun sequence genome and encodes:
- the LOC124919549 gene encoding fe(2+) transport protein 1-like, encoding MGAVNRVLFSFLIIVSFLASQVHSVVPEECGSDQLGGCVNKSKALPLKVIAIAAILVTSMIGVSLPLVTRSVPALSPDRSLFVIVKAFASGIILATGFMHVLPDSFDMLSSQCLPDKPWHKFPFTGFVAMLSSIVTLMVDSVATSLYSKKNVAVIEVDVEDREMDVAVSTGGGHVHGHHHGPKDLGEASKLMRYKVVAMVLELGIIVHSVVIGLSMGASNNVCTLKPLVAALCFHQMFEGMGLGGCILQADYTFLKKTIMVFFFSVTTPFGIALGIGLSKTYRENSPSALITVGLLNASSAGLLIYMALVDLLSADFMGPKLQGSLRLQMKSYVAVLLGAGLMSLMAKWA